One segment of Mycolicibacterium sp. YH-1 DNA contains the following:
- a CDS encoding DUF4178 domain-containing protein, whose amino-acid sequence MGELLIIVAIVLLVAAVGVAVIAFRRPKTPKAPVQRQDPLKFGEMPRFGPRELGPGAIVSHGGVDYVVRGSVTLRQGPFVWWEHLLEGGGGEPLWFSVEEDEGRLELATWTRRSDLRLEPGGEHLVDGVRFRESERGRASYTTEGTTGLPAGGDVDFVDYAGDDETLLLGFERWADGMPWEISLGRTVLPGELTVYPAPPAGT is encoded by the coding sequence GTGGGAGAACTCCTGATCATCGTGGCCATTGTGCTGTTGGTGGCCGCCGTCGGCGTCGCCGTCATCGCATTCCGGCGCCCAAAGACACCCAAGGCCCCCGTGCAACGTCAGGACCCGCTCAAGTTCGGCGAGATGCCGCGCTTCGGCCCCCGCGAACTCGGCCCGGGCGCGATTGTCAGCCACGGCGGAGTCGACTACGTGGTCCGCGGCAGCGTCACCCTGCGCCAGGGACCGTTCGTCTGGTGGGAGCACCTGCTCGAGGGCGGCGGCGGCGAACCCCTCTGGTTCAGCGTCGAGGAGGACGAGGGCCGACTCGAACTGGCCACCTGGACCCGCCGCAGCGACCTCCGCCTCGAACCGGGCGGCGAGCACCTCGTCGACGGGGTGCGGTTCCGCGAGTCCGAACGCGGCCGGGCCTCCTACACCACCGAGGGCACGACGGGGCTGCCCGCAGGTGGTGATGTCGACTTCGTCGACTACGCAGGAGACGACGAGACCCTCCTGCTGGGCTTCGAGCGCTGGGCCGACGGAATGCCATGGGAGATCTCCCTCGGCCGGACAGTGCTACCGGGTGAGCTCACGGTCTACCCGGCGCCGCCGGCGGGCACCTAG
- a CDS encoding DUF2617 family protein has product MPLHELAVIPADTSGARLRLSLNAPAPEPLASHQLRHPDGGTLMLGVLGASHVIAVEHPGTVSSEQISFSEQISCTAHTDRSTLPTEADAPGYRLKSSTVDHDQATFRALAADLRGHCARDQGWLGGSFPGDDAALTAIRACPDGPGWHWQTWHLYPSDAGGTVVHTESRWHP; this is encoded by the coding sequence GTGCCACTGCACGAACTCGCGGTGATCCCCGCCGACACCAGCGGTGCGCGACTGCGTCTCTCGCTCAATGCCCCCGCGCCCGAGCCGCTGGCCAGCCATCAGCTGCGCCATCCCGACGGCGGCACACTGATGTTGGGCGTCCTGGGGGCATCCCACGTCATCGCCGTCGAACACCCCGGCACGGTGTCCTCCGAACAGATCTCGTTCTCCGAGCAGATCTCGTGCACCGCGCACACCGACCGTTCGACGCTGCCCACCGAAGCCGATGCACCGGGCTATCGGCTCAAATCGAGCACGGTCGACCACGACCAGGCTACGTTCCGCGCCCTGGCCGCCGACCTTCGCGGCCACTGCGCACGGGATCAGGGCTGGCTCGGCGGCTCGTTCCCCGGCGATGACGCCGCGCTGACGGCGATCCGCGCCTGCCCCGACGGCCCCGGCTGGCACTGGCAGACGTGGCATCTGTATCCGTCGGATGCAGGCGGAACCGTCGTGCACACCGAGAGCCGGTGGCACCCGTGA
- a CDS encoding DUF4247 domain-containing protein, which yields MTRGGLFLLAAILGSGAVLCLIIGVSMLSSLKSYVADRYPLYDTTSDSDRYECSGSTKAVADELAGAAKPEARASDRGMEYLRYDDDVVTVGPDGRRPCTIHIEDIDAGYSGGSYVFLGPGFTPGSPAGGSGGSSGGPGGSK from the coding sequence GTGACGCGCGGTGGCCTCTTCCTGCTGGCGGCGATCCTCGGCAGCGGGGCCGTGCTGTGTCTGATCATCGGGGTCTCGATGCTCTCGAGCCTCAAATCCTATGTGGCCGACCGCTACCCGCTTTACGATACGACGTCTGACAGCGACCGCTACGAGTGCAGCGGGTCGACCAAGGCCGTGGCCGACGAACTGGCGGGTGCGGCCAAGCCGGAGGCCCGGGCCTCCGACCGCGGCATGGAGTACCTGCGCTATGACGACGACGTCGTGACGGTGGGGCCGGACGGCAGGCGCCCCTGCACCATCCACATCGAGGACATCGACGCCGGATACAGCGGGGGCAGCTACGTATTCCTCGGCCCCGGCTTCACTCCCGGATCACCGGCAGGCGGATCCGGAGGCAGCTCCGGCGGTCCCGGCGGCAGCAAGTGA
- a CDS encoding DUF350 domain-containing protein yields the protein MYLALVEFGSVSADSVLQNVVAAVLYFIVGVAVLTLGFVMVDVLTPGSLRHLVFVEHRPNAVAVASAMYAALALVVVSAIIASSTELGQGLVDALVYGLVGVVLQGVALVVLEAVVPGRFRDLIDSDRLHPSAIATAVVLLAVGGVNAAALS from the coding sequence ATGTACCTGGCCCTCGTGGAGTTCGGTTCCGTCAGTGCCGATTCCGTGCTGCAGAACGTCGTCGCCGCGGTGCTGTACTTCATCGTCGGAGTGGCGGTGTTGACCCTCGGATTCGTGATGGTCGACGTGCTGACCCCCGGCAGCCTGCGACACCTGGTGTTTGTCGAGCACCGCCCCAACGCCGTCGCGGTGGCTTCGGCCATGTACGCCGCACTGGCCCTGGTCGTGGTGTCGGCCATCATCGCCAGCTCCACCGAACTCGGCCAGGGCCTCGTCGACGCGCTGGTTTACGGACTAGTGGGCGTGGTCCTGCAGGGTGTGGCGCTCGTGGTTCTCGAAGCGGTGGTGCCCGGCCGGTTCCGCGATCTCATCGACTCCGACCGGCTGCACCCCTCGGCGATCGCCACCGCAGTGGTGCTGCTGGCCGTGGGAGGGGTCAACGCCGCCGCGCTGTCATGA
- a CDS encoding polyamine aminopropyltransferase: protein MTTTDPHTATAMPVPSGSTRWRALLLAAVAACAACGIVYELALLTLSASLHGGGIVSTSLIVAGYVAALGVGGLLVKPLLGRAAITFIGVETLLGIIGGLSAAALYVSFAFIGGSPWVLAAATAVIGTLVGAEVPLLMTLLQRGRTTGATDAGRVLANLNAADYLGALLGGLAWPFLVLPQLGMIRGAAVTGMINLVAAAVVAVFVLRAVVSTRELLGALCVLTVAFATLAALLASAAGIETTSRQRLYADPIIAYQHSAYQEIVVTRRGDDTRLYLDGGLQFSTRDEYRYTESLVYPAIGAGARSALILGGGDGLAARELLHAKGIDTIVQVELDPAVINLARTVMSGANAGALEDPRVRVIVDDAMTWLREPTPGVMPANGFDAVIVDMPDPDNPVLGRLYSTEFYALVARALAPDGLMVVQAGSPYSTPTAFWRTVSTIGSAGFAVTPYHVDVPTFGDWGFALARRGTEPPAPTMPSDTPPLRFLDQHVLDAATVFSSDIGPMTLEPSTLDHPRVVEDMRLGYR from the coding sequence ATGACGACGACTGACCCGCACACCGCGACCGCGATGCCCGTGCCGTCGGGTTCCACCCGGTGGAGGGCGCTGCTGCTCGCCGCGGTGGCCGCGTGTGCGGCGTGCGGAATCGTCTACGAGCTTGCCCTGCTGACGCTTTCCGCCAGCCTGCACGGCGGCGGAATCGTCTCGACATCGTTGATCGTCGCAGGCTACGTGGCCGCGCTGGGCGTGGGCGGGCTGCTGGTCAAACCCCTGCTGGGCCGTGCGGCGATCACCTTCATCGGGGTCGAGACACTTCTCGGGATCATCGGCGGCCTCTCCGCGGCGGCGCTGTATGTCTCATTCGCCTTCATCGGCGGCTCGCCCTGGGTGCTCGCGGCGGCCACTGCGGTGATCGGCACCCTGGTGGGCGCCGAGGTCCCGCTGCTGATGACGCTGCTGCAGCGCGGACGGACCACGGGAGCCACGGACGCGGGCCGGGTGCTGGCCAACCTCAACGCCGCCGACTACCTGGGCGCACTGCTCGGCGGACTGGCCTGGCCGTTCCTGGTCCTACCGCAGCTCGGCATGATCCGCGGCGCCGCCGTGACGGGCATGATCAACCTCGTCGCCGCGGCGGTGGTGGCGGTGTTCGTGCTGCGCGCCGTGGTCAGTACCCGCGAACTCCTTGGGGCACTGTGCGTTCTGACGGTCGCATTCGCCACGCTGGCCGCCCTGCTCGCGAGCGCGGCGGGTATCGAGACCACCAGCCGACAACGGCTCTACGCCGACCCGATCATCGCCTACCAGCACTCGGCCTATCAGGAGATCGTCGTCACACGTCGTGGAGACGACACCCGCCTGTATCTCGATGGCGGGCTTCAGTTCTCGACCCGTGACGAGTACCGCTACACCGAGAGCCTGGTCTATCCGGCGATTGGCGCTGGTGCACGCTCAGCCCTGATCCTCGGCGGCGGGGACGGTCTGGCTGCACGGGAGCTGCTCCACGCGAAGGGAATCGACACTATCGTCCAGGTCGAACTCGACCCGGCGGTGATCAACCTGGCCCGCACCGTCATGAGCGGCGCCAACGCAGGGGCCCTCGAGGACCCGCGCGTACGCGTGATCGTCGACGATGCGATGACCTGGCTTCGGGAACCCACTCCGGGCGTGATGCCGGCCAACGGCTTCGACGCGGTGATCGTCGACATGCCCGACCCCGACAATCCCGTGTTGGGTCGGCTCTACTCGACGGAGTTCTACGCGCTGGTCGCCCGGGCGCTCGCACCCGACGGGTTGATGGTGGTGCAGGCCGGCAGTCCCTACTCGACTCCGACGGCATTCTGGCGCACGGTGTCGACCATCGGGTCGGCCGGTTTCGCGGTCACGCCCTATCACGTGGATGTGCCGACGTTCGGCGACTGGGGCTTCGCTCTGGCCCGACGCGGTACCGAGCCTCCGGCGCCGACCATGCCGAGTGACACTCCCCCACTGAGATTTCTGGATCAACACGTGCTCGATGCCGCGACGGTATTCTCCAGCGACATCGGCCCGATGACACTCGAGCCGTCCACCCTGGACCACCCGCGGGTCGTGGAGGACATGCGCCTCGGCTATCGCTGA
- the ligA gene encoding NAD-dependent DNA ligase LigA: protein MNSADSDAPTDPVPPDVRRAWQELAEEVRGHQFRYYVKDAPIVSDGEFDELLGQLTALEEAHPELRVPDSPTQLVGGAGFATDFASADHLERMLSLDNVFDADELVAWADRLTSEVGDDPEFLCELKIDGVALALVYRDGKLDRAATRGDGRTGEDVTLNARTIEGIPERLTVSDEYPVPRVLEVRGEVFFRLTDFEDLNAGLVAEGKPPFANPRNSAAGSLRQKNPAVTARRRLQMICHGLGHAEGFTPPTLHDAYLALKAWGLPVSDHTTRVTGIAAVAERVTYWGEHRHDVEHEIDGLVVKVDSVALQRRLGATSRAPRWAIAYKYPPEEATTKLLDIKVGVGRTGRVTPYAFMEPVKIAGSTVSQATLHNASEVKRKGVLIGDTVVIRKAGDVIPEVLGPVVDVRDGTEREFVMPTQCPECGTTLAPAKEGDADIRCPNSRTCPAQLRERVFHVAGRGAFDIEGLGYEAGIALLQAGVITDEGDLFTLSEDDLLRTELFTTKGGTLSANGKRLLANLGKAKSQALWRVLVALSIRHVGPTAARALASEFGSLDAVEAASEEQLAATEGVGPTIAAAVIEWFTVDWHRAIVDKWRAAGVRMADERDVSIERTLEGMSIVVTGSLTGFSRDQAKEAILVRGGKAASSVSKKTAYVVAGDAPGSKYDKAVELGVPVLDEDGFRRLLGGGPDAV, encoded by the coding sequence GTGAACTCCGCCGATTCCGACGCGCCCACCGACCCCGTTCCACCGGACGTTCGGCGTGCGTGGCAGGAACTGGCCGAGGAAGTCCGCGGCCACCAGTTCCGCTACTACGTCAAGGACGCTCCGATCGTCTCCGACGGCGAGTTCGACGAGCTGCTCGGCCAGCTGACCGCGCTCGAGGAGGCACACCCCGAGCTGCGCGTGCCCGATTCGCCGACGCAGCTGGTCGGTGGCGCCGGATTCGCCACCGACTTCGCCTCCGCCGATCACCTCGAGCGGATGCTCAGCCTGGACAACGTGTTCGACGCCGACGAGCTGGTGGCGTGGGCGGACCGGTTGACCAGTGAGGTCGGCGATGACCCGGAGTTCCTGTGCGAGTTGAAGATCGACGGCGTCGCGCTGGCCCTGGTCTACCGCGACGGCAAGCTGGATCGCGCCGCGACACGCGGCGACGGGCGCACTGGCGAGGACGTCACACTCAACGCCCGCACCATCGAGGGGATCCCCGAAAGGCTCACTGTGAGTGACGAGTACCCCGTGCCGCGGGTGCTCGAGGTGCGTGGCGAGGTGTTCTTCCGACTGACCGACTTCGAGGATCTCAACGCCGGACTGGTCGCCGAGGGCAAGCCTCCGTTCGCCAACCCGCGCAACAGTGCTGCGGGTTCACTGCGCCAGAAGAACCCGGCGGTCACCGCGCGCCGGCGGCTCCAGATGATCTGCCACGGCCTGGGTCACGCCGAGGGTTTCACCCCGCCGACGCTCCACGACGCCTACCTGGCGCTGAAGGCGTGGGGTCTGCCGGTGTCCGATCACACGACGCGTGTCACGGGTATCGCAGCGGTCGCCGAGCGCGTCACCTACTGGGGTGAGCACCGCCACGACGTCGAGCACGAGATCGACGGTCTGGTGGTCAAGGTCGACTCCGTTGCGCTGCAACGCCGGCTCGGCGCCACCTCGCGCGCGCCGCGCTGGGCGATCGCCTACAAGTACCCACCCGAGGAGGCCACCACCAAGCTCCTCGACATCAAGGTCGGCGTCGGCCGCACCGGCCGTGTCACGCCGTACGCGTTCATGGAACCCGTGAAGATCGCCGGTTCAACGGTCAGCCAGGCAACGCTGCACAACGCATCAGAGGTCAAACGCAAGGGCGTGTTGATCGGCGACACCGTGGTGATCCGCAAGGCGGGCGACGTGATCCCCGAGGTGCTCGGCCCCGTCGTCGACGTGCGGGACGGCACCGAGCGCGAGTTCGTCATGCCCACGCAGTGCCCCGAGTGCGGTACCACGCTGGCACCCGCCAAGGAGGGTGACGCCGACATCCGCTGCCCCAACTCGCGTACCTGCCCGGCGCAGTTGCGCGAGCGCGTCTTTCACGTCGCGGGCCGCGGCGCGTTCGACATCGAGGGACTGGGCTACGAGGCAGGCATCGCGCTCCTGCAGGCGGGTGTCATCACCGACGAGGGCGACCTGTTCACCCTCAGCGAGGACGACCTGCTGCGTACGGAGCTCTTCACCACGAAGGGCGGCACGCTGTCGGCCAACGGCAAGCGGCTGTTGGCCAACCTGGGCAAGGCCAAGTCGCAGGCACTCTGGCGGGTGCTGGTCGCGCTGTCGATTCGCCACGTCGGGCCCACCGCTGCGCGGGCGCTCGCAAGTGAGTTCGGCAGCCTCGATGCCGTCGAAGCCGCCTCCGAGGAACAGTTGGCGGCCACCGAGGGTGTCGGGCCGACGATCGCCGCCGCCGTCATCGAGTGGTTCACCGTCGACTGGCACCGCGCCATCGTCGACAAGTGGCGTGCTGCGGGCGTGCGAATGGCCGACGAGCGTGACGTGTCGATCGAACGGACGCTGGAGGGCATGTCGATCGTGGTGACCGGGTCGCTGACGGGGTTCTCCCGCGACCAGGCCAAGGAGGCGATCCTGGTTCGGGGTGGCAAGGCCGCGAGTTCGGTGTCGAAGAAGACGGCCTATGTGGTGGCGGGTGACGCGCCGGGATCGAAGTACGACAAGGCCGTTGAACTCGGGGTGCCCGTGCTCGACGAGGACGGTTTCAGGCGGCTGCTCGGCGGCGGCCCGGACGCCGTCTGA
- a CDS encoding class I SAM-dependent methyltransferase has product MLEVGPGPGFYSVAIAQRLTTGHLHLFDRAPQMLDRAQRKLTRNGFIDVGFHSGDASEGIPLPDNAFDVAFVAMVLSEVPDKRACLESLARIVRPGGLLVLLEGFPDPDRLEPNALRDLAEDAGFWYCDTVADNWHDVVRFRRPPPPV; this is encoded by the coding sequence GTGCTCGAGGTCGGCCCGGGGCCGGGCTTCTACAGCGTGGCGATCGCACAGCGGCTCACCACCGGGCACCTGCATCTGTTCGATCGTGCGCCTCAGATGCTCGACCGTGCGCAGCGCAAACTCACCAGGAACGGCTTCATCGACGTCGGTTTTCACAGCGGTGACGCGAGTGAGGGGATTCCCCTGCCGGACAACGCGTTCGACGTGGCGTTCGTCGCCATGGTGCTCAGCGAGGTGCCCGACAAGCGGGCATGCCTGGAGTCGCTGGCGAGGATCGTCCGCCCGGGCGGTCTGCTGGTGCTCCTCGAGGGCTTCCCCGATCCGGACCGGCTGGAGCCCAACGCGCTGCGCGACCTCGCCGAGGACGCCGGCTTCTGGTACTGCGACACCGTCGCCGACAACTGGCACGACGTCGTGCGGTTCCGGCGTCCGCCGCCGCCCGTGTAG
- a CDS encoding class I SAM-dependent methyltransferase codes for MDTVLRQTRRAGEFPYPHWAAVFLNNPIRRRLGRPGGVVEGLGLAGDERVLEIGPGPGYFSVELARRLGNGSLDLFDLQPEMLQKARRALDAAGFHRVGFHVGDAGAELPFPEARFDVAFLAAVLGEVPDKPACIRALARVLRPGGLLIFVEAFPDPDRLSVSVLRDLVEAEGFAFEGHAGTSWRDVVRFRRLPVDGVPG; via the coding sequence CTGGACACCGTTCTCCGGCAGACGCGACGCGCCGGTGAGTTCCCGTATCCGCACTGGGCGGCGGTGTTTCTGAACAACCCGATCAGGCGTCGCCTCGGCAGGCCAGGCGGCGTGGTCGAGGGACTGGGTCTCGCCGGTGACGAGAGGGTGCTCGAAATCGGTCCGGGTCCGGGCTACTTCAGTGTCGAACTCGCTCGTCGACTGGGCAACGGGAGTCTCGATCTGTTCGACCTGCAGCCCGAGATGCTCCAGAAGGCGCGCCGCGCGCTCGATGCCGCAGGTTTCCATCGCGTGGGCTTTCACGTCGGCGACGCCGGTGCCGAATTGCCCTTCCCAGAGGCTCGTTTCGACGTGGCGTTCCTCGCCGCGGTACTCGGTGAGGTGCCGGACAAGCCAGCCTGTATCCGCGCGCTGGCACGCGTGCTGCGCCCCGGTGGCCTGCTGATCTTCGTGGAGGCGTTCCCCGACCCCGACCGCCTGAGTGTGTCGGTGCTGCGTGATCTCGTCGAGGCCGAGGGGTTCGCCTTCGAGGGCCACGCCGGCACGTCGTGGCGCGATGTCGTGCGGTTCCGCAGGTTGCCGGTCGATGGGGTTCCTGGGTGA
- a CDS encoding MmcQ/YjbR family DNA-binding protein has translation MPHPIMFRDDDPGLAELRKIALGLPDAYEKVTHGRPGFFAAKMFASYGGNSKVTRPPGVTVAAGEMVAYPHSLLVKVDESERRALESDARFYYPAYLGPSGWLGLDFTAATVDWDEVAELVDASYRLVAPAKLLRQLDER, from the coding sequence ATGCCGCACCCGATCATGTTCCGCGACGACGACCCCGGGCTGGCAGAGCTGCGCAAGATCGCGCTCGGCCTCCCCGACGCATACGAGAAGGTCACGCACGGACGGCCGGGGTTCTTCGCAGCCAAGATGTTCGCGAGCTACGGCGGCAACTCGAAGGTGACCCGCCCGCCGGGAGTCACCGTCGCGGCAGGCGAGATGGTCGCCTACCCCCATTCACTGCTGGTCAAGGTCGACGAATCCGAACGCAGGGCACTCGAGAGCGACGCCCGCTTCTACTACCCCGCCTATCTGGGCCCGTCGGGGTGGTTGGGCCTGGACTTCACCGCCGCCACCGTGGACTGGGATGAGGTTGCCGAACTCGTCGACGCGTCCTACCGGCTCGTCGCGCCGGCGAAACTGCTCAGACAGCTCGACGAACGCTGA
- a CDS encoding 4-coumarate--CoA ligase family protein, with protein MSFASPFPQVQIPPTSLYDYLFADLSDDDADRVALVDTKSGAQTTYRDMIARIDAFAGALASRGVGVGDVVGLLAPNSSAFAVAFHGILRAGATATTINALFTAKDIVKQLTDSRATMLVTVTPLLPQAAEAAAEIGLDDERLIVLDGPGLDADGHPNAADLLDSALPPPNVTFDPATHLAALPYSSGTTGNPKGVMLTHRNLVANVAQIRPLQGMTTDDRILAVLPFFHIYGMTVLLNAALHARATLVIMPSFDLAEFLGNIAEHKCTHAYIAPPVAVALAKHPLVERYDLSSLRGIMSGAAPLDEDLGRAVADRIGCALVQGYGMSELSPVSHVAPFDGGRELLGTTAPLSSCGWTVPNAVSRIVDSETGAEIDPPASGLSDAGELWFKGPNVMAGYLNNAAATDETIDGDGFLHTGDIARVDSTGCVYIVDRLKELIKYKGYQVPPAELEAVLLSHPQIADAAVIGVQDPESGEEVPKAFVVKQSDGAAELTETAVMDFVAGQVAAYKKVRQVAFIDAIPKSASGKILRKDLK; from the coding sequence ATGAGTTTCGCGAGCCCATTCCCCCAGGTCCAGATTCCGCCAACGAGCTTGTACGACTATCTGTTCGCCGACCTCTCCGACGACGACGCCGACCGCGTCGCCCTCGTCGACACGAAGTCCGGCGCGCAGACCACCTATCGCGACATGATCGCCCGCATCGACGCCTTCGCCGGTGCGCTCGCATCGCGCGGCGTCGGGGTCGGCGACGTCGTGGGGCTACTGGCCCCGAACAGTTCGGCGTTCGCCGTCGCCTTCCACGGCATCCTGCGGGCGGGTGCGACGGCCACCACCATCAATGCGCTGTTCACCGCCAAGGACATCGTCAAACAGCTGACCGACTCACGGGCCACCATGCTCGTCACGGTGACACCGCTGCTGCCCCAGGCCGCCGAGGCCGCCGCCGAGATCGGGCTGGACGATGAGCGACTCATCGTGCTGGACGGGCCCGGCCTCGACGCCGACGGACACCCCAATGCCGCGGATCTGCTGGACTCCGCGCTGCCCCCACCAAACGTGACATTCGACCCCGCGACGCATCTGGCGGCCCTGCCCTACAGCTCGGGAACCACGGGAAATCCCAAGGGCGTCATGCTGACTCACCGGAACCTCGTCGCGAACGTGGCACAGATCAGGCCGCTGCAGGGCATGACCACCGATGACCGGATCCTGGCGGTCCTGCCGTTCTTCCACATCTACGGCATGACGGTCCTGCTCAACGCCGCACTGCATGCGCGCGCGACGCTCGTCATCATGCCCAGCTTCGACCTCGCCGAGTTCCTCGGCAATATCGCCGAACACAAGTGCACGCACGCGTACATCGCGCCACCTGTGGCCGTCGCGCTGGCCAAGCATCCCCTGGTCGAGCGCTACGACCTGTCCAGCCTGCGCGGCATCATGTCGGGTGCGGCGCCGCTCGACGAGGACCTCGGACGGGCGGTGGCCGACCGGATCGGCTGCGCGCTGGTCCAGGGATACGGCATGAGTGAGCTGAGCCCCGTCAGCCACGTGGCCCCCTTCGACGGCGGACGCGAACTGCTGGGCACCACTGCCCCGCTCAGCTCGTGCGGGTGGACCGTGCCGAATGCCGTCAGCAGGATCGTCGACTCCGAGACCGGCGCCGAGATCGACCCTCCCGCATCAGGTCTCAGCGACGCGGGTGAACTGTGGTTCAAGGGCCCCAACGTGATGGCCGGTTACCTCAACAACGCTGCGGCCACCGACGAGACCATCGATGGCGACGGGTTCCTGCACACCGGCGACATCGCGCGCGTCGACTCGACGGGCTGCGTGTACATCGTCGACCGGCTCAAGGAGCTCATCAAGTACAAGGGCTACCAGGTGCCGCCCGCCGAACTCGAGGCCGTGCTGCTCAGCCACCCGCAGATCGCCGACGCCGCCGTGATCGGCGTGCAGGATCCCGAGTCGGGCGAGGAGGTGCCGAAGGCGTTCGTGGTCAAGCAGTCCGACGGCGCTGCCGAACTCACCGAGACCGCGGTGATGGACTTCGTGGCCGGCCAGGTGGCCGCGTACAAGAAGGTCCGCCAGGTGGCGTTCATCGACGCGATCCCCAAGTCGGCGTCGGGCAAGATCCTGCGTAAGGACCTGAAGTAA
- a CDS encoding methionine synthase, with protein sequence MSIFATATGIGSWPGISPRDAAEVVVGQLTTLPHLVELPARGVGADMIGRAAALLVDIGVDTVPRGYRIASRRSAAARRAVSLLDEDTDALEEAWERAGLRGSGRTVKVQACGPITLAAQLERTGGHRAITDSGAVRDLAASLTEGLAVYRAQLARRLDAQVVVQFDEPLLPVALAGRLTGVTGLSAVHPVDEAVATSLLDDCIEGVGGEVALHCCAEGLPWRLLQRSKFHAVSVDASRLVAADLDGIGEFIESGRVVMLGVVPATEPAQRPVPEQIATSAASITDRLGFARMVLRERVGITPACGLVGATTEWARTAIDLAQKVADEIALDPDSV encoded by the coding sequence GTGAGTATTTTCGCTACGGCGACCGGCATCGGCTCCTGGCCGGGTATCTCCCCACGCGACGCGGCCGAAGTGGTGGTGGGTCAGCTGACAACCTTGCCCCACCTGGTCGAGCTGCCGGCCCGTGGGGTGGGCGCGGACATGATCGGCCGTGCGGCGGCACTGCTCGTCGACATCGGAGTGGACACGGTGCCTCGCGGCTACCGGATCGCGTCGCGGCGCAGTGCCGCGGCGCGCCGGGCCGTCAGCCTGCTCGACGAGGACACCGACGCGCTGGAGGAGGCGTGGGAGAGGGCCGGGCTGCGGGGCAGCGGCAGAACGGTGAAGGTGCAGGCTTGCGGGCCGATCACGTTGGCGGCCCAGCTCGAGCGGACGGGTGGCCACCGGGCCATCACCGACTCTGGTGCGGTTCGGGATCTGGCCGCCTCGCTGACCGAGGGGTTGGCGGTGTACCGCGCACAGCTGGCCCGACGTCTTGACGCGCAGGTGGTGGTGCAGTTCGACGAGCCGCTGCTGCCCGTCGCGTTGGCCGGTCGCTTGACGGGCGTCACCGGACTGTCGGCGGTGCACCCCGTCGACGAGGCCGTCGCGACGAGCCTTCTCGACGATTGCATCGAGGGTGTGGGCGGCGAGGTGGCACTGCACTGCTGTGCCGAGGGCCTGCCGTGGAGATTGTTGCAGCGCAGCAAATTCCATGCGGTCAGCGTGGACGCATCGCGTCTGGTCGCCGCGGATCTGGACGGGATCGGGGAGTTCATCGAGTCCGGCAGGGTGGTGATGCTCGGCGTGGTGCCCGCGACCGAGCCCGCGCAGCGGCCCGTCCCCGAACAGATCGCAACTAGTGCCGCGTCGATCACCGATCGCCTGGGTTTCGCCCGCATGGTGCTGCGCGAGCGTGTCGGCATCACCCCGGCCTGTGGGTTGGTGGGCGCGACGACCGAGTGGGCCCGCACCGCGATCGATCTGGCTCAGAAGGTGGCCGATGAAATCGCTCTTGACCCCGATTCGGTGTAG
- a CDS encoding sensor domain-containing protein — translation MPGTVRQVLLGLAAAVCMTACAHTTAGTAVRSVPGIDDDSRSPIDVDTVLLEQSQLRAITGAGDDLTIVPSMDGKLPVDIDQLAKAAPPQCRWYFTESQTFGVDVEEFHKTTYQYPPGAALISQGAAAYRDPPTVRRAFDGLVGFIDDCGSTASGAVYVGDWTVSSDAVSTRTDGCGRDYRLKSVVLVEVTFCGFGDNVSDIVATNILAKVPG, via the coding sequence ATGCCCGGAACCGTCAGACAGGTGCTGCTCGGCCTGGCCGCGGCGGTGTGCATGACGGCGTGCGCACACACGACGGCGGGTACGGCGGTGCGCTCGGTGCCGGGTATCGACGACGACTCGCGGTCCCCGATCGATGTCGACACCGTCCTGCTCGAGCAGTCTCAGTTGCGCGCCATCACCGGTGCGGGCGACGACCTGACGATCGTCCCGAGCATGGACGGCAAACTGCCCGTCGACATCGACCAACTCGCCAAGGCCGCTCCCCCGCAGTGCCGGTGGTACTTCACCGAGTCGCAGACCTTCGGGGTCGACGTCGAGGAGTTTCACAAGACGACATATCAGTACCCGCCGGGCGCCGCGCTGATCTCCCAGGGTGCGGCGGCCTACCGCGATCCGCCGACCGTGCGCCGGGCCTTCGACGGTCTGGTCGGTTTCATCGACGACTGCGGGTCCACGGCCTCGGGCGCGGTCTATGTGGGTGATTGGACGGTCAGTTCAGATGCCGTCTCGACCCGCACCGACGGCTGCGGACGCGACTACCGGCTCAAGTCAGTCGTGCTCGTTGAGGTCACGTTCTGCGGCTTCGGGGACAACGTGTCCGACATCGTGGCGACCAACATCCTGGCCAAGGTGCCCGGCTAG